A genomic window from Triticum urartu cultivar G1812 chromosome 7, Tu2.1, whole genome shotgun sequence includes:
- the LOC125522889 gene encoding putative leucine-rich repeat receptor-like serine/threonine-protein kinase At2g24130, which yields MARPITAPILTFLLFFFLHTASPALLGEEDDRSVLLVFKAGVSGDPNGALAGWGSPDVCNWTGVACDTERHVVKLILSEQKLSGRVVPALGNLSHLRTLNLSGNHFTGSVPPELGNLSYLKFLDMSLNMLSGMIPPELGNLSRLKFLDVSLNMLAWMVPPELGNLSRLKFLDLSSNTLTGAVPPELGNLSRLSILDLSENVFSGAVPQELGKLSRLTQLSLSGNQLEGSIPVELSHIRRLVYLNLGDNNLSGHIPSAIFCNLSALHYIDMSSNFLGGKIPIRADCPLPELTSLVLRSNKLHGVIPRSLSNSTKLRWLLLQSNFLTGELPRDDMFSGMSNLEYLHLSFNHLANSRNNTGLEPFFASLTNCTALKELGVAGNDIAGTIPPVVGRLAPGLMQLHLQFNRLFGPIPANISNLTNLNTLNLSHNLLNGSIPQGISSMRQLEQLHLSNNLLSGDIPLSLGMIPWLGVVNFSQNRLTGAIPPSIVQCVTMENLDLSNNMLQGKIPAGLSRLSGLLNLNLAGNLLSGAIPVTIGEMVRLQLLNLSSNQLSGTIPPQLGSCIELKYLDVSCNGLTGTLPQSLEKVASLLRVNFSYNDFSGEVPSGGAFAGFRADAFLGNDRLCAGTASMTPGLPRCSGAKRNLLHNRRVVLLVVGTVASFTMAIIGLAVLDPNTGGGEVSRSFKRECDVLRRTRHRNLLRVVTTCSQSDFHAIVLPLMTNGSLEKHLYPRDGGPGRGMDVAWLVGIAGDIVEGLTYLHHYAPVRVVHCDLKPSNVLLDDDMTAIVADFGIAQLVKDMGDNDNAGFADPCNSTAGLLQGSVGYIAPEYGLGGHPSTEGDVYSFGVMLLEMITGKRPTDVLFQEGLTLHGWVRRHHPHDVTAIIAQSLLAATDTMLSAVQANNVIVELMDLGIACTQHSPPARPTMVEVCRAIALLKDSSSS from the exons ATGGCCAGGCCAATCACGGCCCCCATCCTCAcatttctcctcttcttcttcctccacaCCGCAAGCCCAGCTCTCCTGGGAGAAGAGGACGACCGCTCCGTGCTTTTGGTCTTCAAGGCCGGCGTGTCCGGCGACCCCAATGGAGCGCTCGCCGGCTGGGGCTCGCCGGACGTGTGCAACTGGACCGGTGTTGCTTGCGACACGGAGCGCCATGTCGTCAAGTTAATACTAAGTGAACAGAAGCTCTCTGGCAGGGTCGTGCCCGCGCTTGGCAACCTCTCGCACCTCAGGACACTCAACCTCTCCGGCAACCACTTCACCGGCAGCGTCCCACCGGAGCTCGGCAACCTCTCCTACCTCAAGTTTCTCGACATGTCCTTGAACATGCTCTCCGGGATGATTCCGCCAGAGCTCGGTAACCTCTCCCGCCTAAAGTTTCTCGACGTGTCATTGAACATGCTCGCCTGGATGGTCCCGCCGGAGCTTGGCAACCTATCACGCCTCAAGTTTCTCGATTTGTCGTCGAACACGCTCACCGGGGCGGTCCCGCCGGAGCTCGGCAACCTCTCGAGACTCAGCATCCTCGATCTCTCCGAGAACGTCTTCTCTGGAGCGGTGCCGCAGGAGCTCGGGAAGCTTTCTCGGCTGACGCAGCTCAGCCTCAGCGGAAACCAATTGGAGGGATCGATTCCGGTGGAGCTCTCGCATATTCGGCGCTTGGTATACCTAAATCTCGGCGACAACAACCTCTCCGGGCATATCCCGTCTGCTATCTTCTGCAACCTCTCCGCCTTGCACTACATTGATATGTCGTCAAACTTTCTCGGCGGCAAGATCCCCATCCGAGCGGATTGCCCACTCCCTGAGTTGACATCCCTCGTGTTGCGGTCCAACAAACTCCATGGCGTCATCCCCCGCTCACTGTCAAACTCAACGAAGCTCCGATGGCTGCTACTGCAATCGAACTTCCTCACCGGCGAGCTGCCGCGGGATGACATGTTCAGCGGCATGAGCAACCTCGAGTATTTGCACCTGTCGTTCAACCACCTCGCGAACTCGCGGAACAACACCGGCCTTGAACCATTCTTCGCCTCGCTTACCAACTGCACCGCGCTAAAGGAGCTCGGCGTCGCCGGGAATGACATCGCCGGCACGATCCCGCCTGTCGTCGGTCGCCTCGCTCCCGGCCTCATGCAGCTCCACCTTCAGTTTAACAGACTCTTTGGCCCGATCCCGGCAAACATCTCCAACCTCACAAACCTCAACACCCTCAACCTCTCCCATAACCTCCTCAACGGCTCCATCCCACAGGGCATCTCCAGCATGCGGCAGCTCGAGCAGCTGCACCTCTCAAACAACCTGCTCTCCGGTGATATCCCGCTATCCCTTGGCATGATCCCGTGGCTCGGGGTCGTCAATTTTTCGCAAAACCGGCTCACCGGCGCCATTCCGCCGAGCATCGTGCAATGTGTGACGATGGAAAATCTTGATCTCTCCAACAACATGTTGCAAGGCAAGATCCCAGCTGGCTTATCTAGGCTGAGCGGATTGCTCAACCTCAACCTCGCGGGCAACTTGTTGTCTGGCGCGATCCCGGTGACCATCGGCGAGATGGTTAGGTTGCAATTGCTTAACCTGTCATCAAACCAGCTCTCCGGCACGATCCCGCCGCAGCTCGGCAGCTGCATCGAGCTCAAGTACCTCGACGTGTCCTGCAATGGCCTCACGGGGACCCTCCCTCAATCCTTGGAGAAGGTGGCGTCGCTGCTGCGTGTTAACTTTTCATACAACGACTTCTCAGGCGAGGTGCCGAGCGGCGGGGCCTTTGCAGGATTTCGGGCGGACGCGTTCCTCGGCAATGACAGACTATGTGCGGGGACGGCGTCGATGACGCCTGGGTTGCCTAGGTGCAGCGGTGCGAAGCGCAACTTGCTCCATAACCGGCGAGTGGTGTTGCTCGTCGTTGGCACAGTCGCGAGCTTCACGATGGCAATCATTGGGCTTGCC GTGCTCGACCCCAATACCGGAGGCGGCGAGGTCTCCCGGAGTTTCAAGCGGGAATGCGATGTGCTGAGGCGGACGCGGCACCGGAACCTGCTGCGTGTGGTCACCACATGCAGCCAGTCGGACTTCCACGCGATCGTGCTCCCGCTGATGACCAATGGTAGCCTAGAAAAGCACCTCTACCCGCGTGACGGCGGCCCCGGACGTGGCATGGACGTCGCATGGCTGGTTGGCATCGCCGGCGACATAGTCGAGGGGCTCACCTACCTACATCACTACGCACCCGTCCGCGTCGTACACTGCGACCTTAAGCCCAGCAATGTGCTCCTCGACGACGACATGACGGCCATTGTGGCTGACTTCGGCATCGCGCAGCTGGTCaaggacatgggcgacaacgacAACGCAGGCTTTGCCGATCCCTGCAACTCCACTGCCGGATTGTTGCAAGGTTCTGTGGGCTACATCGCACCAG AGTACGGGCTAGGAGGCCATCCTTCAACAGAAGGCGACGTGTACAGCTTCGGCGTGATGCTACTAGAGATGATCACCGGGAAGCGCCCGACCGATGTGCTCTTCCAGGAGGGACTCACGTTGCATGGCTGGGTGAGGCGGCACCACCCGCATGACGTCACCGCCATTATCGCACAGTCACTGCTGGCGGCCACGGACACGATGTTGTCTGCGGTACAAGCGAACAACGTCATTGTCGAGCTGATGGACCTTGGGATCGCGTGCACTCAGCACTCGCCGCCGGCGCGGCCCACCATGGTGGAGGTGTGCCGCGCGATCGCCCTCCTCAAGGATTCGTCTTCTTCATGA